A single genomic interval of Helicoverpa armigera isolate CAAS_96S chromosome 13, ASM3070526v1, whole genome shotgun sequence harbors:
- the LOC110376158 gene encoding uncharacterized protein LOC110376158 translates to MNYSIHFVFLILCSKCIAVNIKRLDVPALVELGTESVILDCDYSTGETPGPGLVIKWFFNGSTGLVYQWIPPLQPQFIGLLKGKVDPNFKISDEPLQAYRAIKIINPGTHLSGNYTCVVSTFIAEDSQTRSMLVYSPGKSFHFQQEKKYVFLVTLRCVAEYLYPRPVLTILSKGKPLERALTDMRMDSWGMYTVETTALVHDDDVTSPWEEFVCVLSLPLANYTSNRTTVYYPGLMPTHSASIEVKKPQEHQASNSSPLRRCTLLYTLLISIKITF, encoded by the exons ATGAACTATTCAATACACTTCGTGTTCCTCATTCTGTGCTCAA AATGTATAGCTGTAAACATCAAGCGTTTAGACGTGCCAGCCTTAGTGGAGCTCGGCACGGAGTCAGTCATCCTGGACTGCGACTACAGCACGGGAGAAACTCCAGGCCCTGGACTGGTCATAAAGTGGTTCTTCAACGGCTCTACAGGCCTCGTCTACCAGTGGATACCACCGCTGCAACCACAGTTTATAGGACTTCTAAAGGGAAAAGTTGACccgaattttaaaatatcgg atgagCCTTTACAGGCTTACCGAgccatcaaaataataaacccTGGCACACACTTGAGCGGCAACTATACGTGTGTGGTGTCTACATTCATTGCTGAGGATAGTCAAACGAGATCCATGTTAGTGTAca GTCCGGGCAAGAGTTTTCATTTCCAGcaagagaaaaaatatgtatttttagtaaCGTTAAGATGTGTCGCGGAGTACTTGTACCCTCGACCAGTTCTAACTATATTATCAAAAgg CAAGCCACTGGAGCGAGCACTGACTGACATGAGGATGGATTCCTGGGGCATGTACACCGTGGAGACGACGGCGCTGGTCCACGACGATGACGTCACCAGCCCCTGGGAGGAGTTCGTCTGTGTATTGAGCTTACCCTTAGCTAATTATACTAGTAATAGAACTACTGTTTATTATCCAG GTCTTATGCCAACGCATAGTGCAAGCATAGAAGTGAAGAAACCACAGGAGCATCAAGCAAGCA atagtTCCCCGCTCCGGAGGTGCACTCTATTATACACTTTACTAATaagcattaaaattactttttaa